One Tachysurus fulvidraco isolate hzauxx_2018 chromosome 2, HZAU_PFXX_2.0, whole genome shotgun sequence DNA segment encodes these proteins:
- the tlnrd1 gene encoding talin rod domain-containing protein 1 codes for MASSGSGKSDSEVPTSNIPSGSLQQRKRLSSVCDTCKSKMQLVADLLLLSSETRPVMTADGVPVAETFEKCRDTVIARTKELSIITHDIQSQLNMGKFVEVGERLVEMSNLVVSLTEFSAHAAYLAAVETPGSHTAVPGLVDRYKVTRCRHEVDQTCSVLRVTPLSDLTPQLLLEVSQNIRRNLTTLTEASSLASEKSKDRFAKEQFKASVKCMSTSATALLACVKEVKTSPCELTRNRCVLFSGPLVQAVNALVGFATEPQFLGKPANVSADGKAVQTAVLGGAMSVVSACVLLTQGLRDVSQHAENSAQMPMYRERLRQSACAVSDGCTLLSQALRERSSPRTLPPVNSHSVN; via the coding sequence ATGGCTAGTAGTGGCTCGGGAAAGTCAGACAGCGAGGTTCCAACGTCCAACATCCCGAGTGGCAGCTTGCAGCAGCGGAAAAGACTCTCATCTGTTTGTGACACATGCAAAAGCAAGATGCAGCTGGTGGCAGATTTGCTTCTGCTGTCCAGTGAGACGAGGCCGGTGATGACGGCGGATGGTGTGCCGGTGGCAGAGACTTTCGAAAAGTGTCGGGACACAGTGATCGCTAGGACGAAGGAGTTGTCCATCATCACTCATGACATTCAGAGCCAGCTTAACATGGGGAAATTTGTGGAGGTCGGGGAACGCTTAGTGGAAATGAGCAATCTGGTCGTGTCTCTAACAGAATTTTCAGCTCACGCCGCATACCTGGCAGCAGTGGAGACACCAGGTTCACATACCGCCGTTCCTGGCTTGGTGGATCGTTACAAAGTGACACGTTGCCGTCACGAGGTGGATCAAACTTGCTCTGTTCTGCGTGTAACCCCACTTTCTGATTTAACACCCCAACTCCTCTTGGAAGTTTCTCAAAACATCCGGAGGAACCTGACCACTCTCACAGAGGCGTCATCTCTGGCAAGTGAGAAATCCAAGGACAGGTTTGCCAAAGAGCAGTTCAAAGCCAGTGTAAAGTGCATGAGCACAAGTGCCACTGCGCTTCTCGCCTGTGTCAAGGAGGTAAAGACGAGCCCGTGCGAGCTGACACGCAACCGATGTGTGCTTTTCAGTGGGCCGCTGGTTCAGGCCGTCAATGCACTGGTGGGATTCGCTACAGAGCCCCAGTTCCTGGGCAAACCGGCTAATGTCAGCGCAGATGGTAAAGCGGTGCAGACGGCTGTACTGGGAGGCGCTATGAGCGTAGTTTCGGCTTGTGTTCTCCTCACACAGGGTCTCCGGGACGTATCCCAGCATGCCGAAAACAGCGCCCAGATGCCTATGTACCGTGAAAGGCTGCGCCAGTCAGCTTGCGCCGTCTCTGATGGATGCACGTTGCTCTCACAGGCGCTCAGGGAACGATCCTCTCCCAGGACTCTACCACCGGTCAACTCGCATTCTGTGAATTAA
- the mesd gene encoding LRP chaperone MESD, protein MASFIRWRCVSVLVFSVFIFLVHCSDSKLKKKKDIRDYNDADMARLLEQWEKDDDIEEGDLPEHRRPSPSIDFSRVDPSKPEELLKMSKKGKTVMVFATVSGNPTEKETEEITSLWQGSLFNANFDIQRFVVSSNRVIFMLRDGSYAWEIKDFLALQERCEDVTVEGQVFPGKAANKANKANKEKEQNETKKKKDKNAGNRVNKSKQEL, encoded by the exons ATGGCGTCTTTCATCAGATGGAGATGTGTATCAGTGTTGGTTTTTTCGGTATTTATCTTTTTAGTTCATTGTTCGGACAGTAAACTTAAAAAGAAGAAGGATATTCGGGATTACAATGACGCGGATATGGCGAGGCTTCTTGAGCAGTGGGAG AAAGATGATGACATAGAAGAGGGGGATTTGCCAGAGCATAGAAGACCCTCCCCATCCATCGACTTTTCCAGAGTGGACCCTTCCAAACCTGAAGAACTCTTGAAGATGTCCAAGAAGGGAAAGACTGTGATGGTGTTTGCAACAGTTTCTGGAAACCCCACAGAGAAGGAGACAGAGGAGATCACCAGCCTGTGGCAAGGCAGCCTCTTCAATGCCAACTTTGATATCCAAAG GTTTGTGGTGAGTTCCAACCGCGTCATCTTCATGCTACGTGATGGCAGCTATGCGTGGGAGATTAAAGACTTCCTGGCTCTCCAGGAGCGGTGTGAGGACGTGACTGTGGAGGGCCAGGTGTTTCCTGGGAAAGCAGCCAATAAAGCCAACAAAGCTAACAAGGAGAAAGAACAAAATGAGACCAAGAAGAAAAAGGACAAGAATGCAGGCAACCgagtaaataaaagcaaacaggAGCTATGA